One window of the Peptacetobacter hiranonis genome contains the following:
- a CDS encoding replication initiation factor domain-containing protein, producing MNDKNFIEVLRQKREEYGVTQTKLAVACGISREYYNRIEKGKFPLTEELKETLEKQIERFNPQEPLFLLIDYFRVRFPTTDALKIIRDVLQLKADHMLYEDFGKYGYESKYVLGDINIMCSMQDHLGVLLELKGRGCRQMESYLLAQERSWYDFMLDCMTAGGVMKRLDLAINDKAGILDIQKLNAKYKAGECISYLRMQKDYSGTEKCGSDTPKNTGETLYLGSTSSELYMCAYQKNYEQYVKNGTEVEDTEIKNRFEIRMKNERAYYAVVDLLTYRDAERTAFSIINHYVRFVDREDDKPKNQWKMNDDWAWFVGGNREPIRLTTKPEPYTLQKALHWLQRQVAPTIKMVQALDEENHTTILKDMIEQAELKDKHKHLLQLEKSTIEERIDTAVPQENDGIF from the coding sequence ATGAATGATAAAAACTTTATTGAAGTATTAAGACAAAAGCGTGAAGAATATGGAGTAACACAAACAAAACTTGCTGTTGCCTGTGGTATCAGTCGTGAGTATTATAACCGCATTGAAAAAGGAAAATTTCCATTGACAGAAGAATTGAAAGAAACATTAGAAAAACAGATTGAGCGTTTCAATCCACAAGAACCGTTGTTTTTGTTGATTGATTATTTTCGTGTCCGCTTTCCTACTACGGACGCATTAAAGATTATTCGTGATGTATTACAACTGAAAGCCGATCATATGCTTTATGAAGATTTTGGGAAGTACGGATATGAAAGCAAATATGTTTTAGGGGACATCAACATCATGTGTTCTATGCAGGATCATTTAGGTGTTTTGTTAGAACTGAAAGGCAGAGGGTGTCGTCAAATGGAAAGTTATCTATTGGCACAGGAACGCTCATGGTATGACTTTATGCTTGATTGTATGACGGCAGGCGGTGTGATGAAACGGCTTGACTTGGCAATCAATGATAAAGCAGGAATATTGGATATTCAAAAGTTAAATGCAAAATATAAAGCTGGCGAATGTATCTCTTACTTACGTATGCAGAAAGATTACAGCGGTACAGAGAAATGTGGTAGTGATACACCAAAGAACACAGGCGAAACCTTATATCTCGGTTCAACAAGTAGCGAATTATATATGTGTGCTTATCAGAAGAATTATGAGCAGTATGTCAAGAATGGCACAGAAGTTGAAGATACAGAAATCAAGAACCGTTTTGAAATACGCATGAAGAATGAACGAGCCTATTATGCAGTTGTAGATTTACTGACCTATCGAGATGCTGAACGCACCGCTTTTTCTATCATCAATCATTATGTCCGCTTTGTAGATAGAGAGGACGATAAACCGAAAAATCAATGGAAAATGAATGATGATTGGGCGTGGTTTGTAGGAGGAAACAGAGAACCTATACGCTTAACTACAAAGCCAGAGCCTTACACTTTACAAAAGGCATTGCATTGGTTACAAAGACAAGTTGCACCAACCATAAAAATGGTACAAGCATTAGACGAAGAAAATCATACAACGATACTGAAAGATATGATTGAGCAGGCAGAACTCAAAGACAAGCATAAACATTTATTACAGTTAGAAAAATCAACCATAGAAGAACGCATAGATACCGCTGTTCCACAAGAGAATGACGGTATTTTTTAA
- a CDS encoding ArsR/SmtB family transcription factor — MQKLIIEDCLQLVEFFKTLGDFTRLRIVLELKTKRCVGELAEELEMSHSAVSHQLNILKANGIVKSQRQGKYIYYIVQDEYVQNAIERCKTLFDKEYCL; from the coding sequence ATGCAAAAACTTATTATAGAAGATTGCTTGCAATTGGTGGAATTTTTCAAAACGCTGGGAGATTTTACAAGATTAAGGATAGTGCTTGAATTAAAAACAAAAAGATGTGTTGGAGAATTAGCGGAAGAATTAGAGATGTCTCATTCAGCAGTCTCCCACCAATTAAATATATTAAAAGCTAATGGTATAGTAAAAAGTCAAAGACAAGGAAAATACATTTACTATATAGTGCAAGATGAATATGTACAAAATGCTATCGAAAGGTGCAAAACTTTGTTTGATAAGGAGTATTGTTTGTAA
- a CDS encoding heavy metal translocating P-type ATPase, translating to MNKKQKKMLTRIIIAAVMIIALNLIQVTGIVQLLLYLATYLIIGYDILKKAGKGIINRQVFDENFLIAVATVGAFALAIYSGSGDYNEAIAVMLFYQIGELFQSYAVGKSRKNISALMDIRPDYANVERNGKLEKVDPDEVGIESIIVVQPGEKVPLDGIVIEGSSSLNTSALTGESLPRDVKQGDEIISGCINMTGVLKIQTTKEFGESTVSKILELVENSSSRKSKSENFISKFARVYTPAVCYGALALALLPPLVQMLFLGQTAQWGVWIYRALTFLVISCPCALVISIPLSFFAGIGGASKEGVLIKGSNYMETLSQAKYVVFDKTGTLTQGVFEVSAVHHNEMEEKKLLEYAALAECASSHPISKSLQKAYGKEIDRSRVSDIKEISGHGIIAKVDGHEVAAGNSKLMKQIGVEYYDCHRVGTIIHMAINGEYAGHIVISDILKPHSKEVIAELKKAGVEKTVMLTGDAKRVADQVAQSLGIDEVYSELLPADKVSKVEELLSVKAEKDKLAFVGDGINDAPVLTRADIGIAMGAMGSDAAIEAADVVLMDDDPLKISKAIKISRKCLRIVYQNIIFALVIKFACLGLGAIGIANMWFAIFADVGVMIIAILNAIRALRVHNL from the coding sequence GTGAATAAGAAGCAGAAAAAAATGTTGACAAGAATTATTATTGCGGCAGTTATGATTATTGCTTTGAATTTGATACAGGTAACAGGAATTGTGCAACTATTACTTTACTTGGCAACATATTTAATAATCGGCTATGATATTTTAAAGAAAGCAGGCAAAGGAATTATAAACCGACAAGTTTTTGATGAAAACTTTTTAATAGCAGTGGCAACAGTGGGAGCTTTTGCACTAGCAATTTACTCTGGAAGTGGAGATTACAATGAAGCAATCGCTGTTATGTTATTCTATCAAATTGGAGAATTATTCCAGAGTTACGCAGTAGGAAAAAGCCGTAAAAATATTAGTGCGTTGATGGATATTCGACCAGATTATGCAAATGTAGAAAGAAATGGAAAACTAGAAAAAGTAGACCCTGACGAAGTCGGTATAGAAAGTATAATTGTCGTTCAGCCTGGAGAAAAAGTTCCATTAGATGGTATTGTAATAGAGGGTTCATCTAGCCTTAATACAAGTGCATTAACAGGTGAAAGTTTACCTCGTGATGTAAAACAAGGCGATGAAATTATCAGTGGTTGTATCAATATGACAGGGGTTTTAAAAATTCAGACAACAAAAGAATTTGGCGAATCAACAGTTTCAAAAATTTTAGAGCTTGTAGAAAATTCAAGTTCAAGAAAATCTAAATCAGAGAACTTTATTTCTAAATTTGCAAGAGTATATACCCCAGCAGTATGTTATGGTGCATTAGCGTTGGCGTTATTGCCACCATTAGTACAAATGTTGTTCTTAGGTCAAACAGCACAATGGGGAGTATGGATTTACAGAGCCCTTACTTTCCTTGTAATTAGTTGTCCATGTGCATTGGTTATCAGTATACCGCTTAGTTTTTTTGCAGGTATCGGTGGTGCAAGTAAAGAAGGGGTGTTGATTAAAGGTTCTAATTATATGGAAACTTTATCACAAGCAAAATATGTAGTATTTGACAAAACAGGAACTTTGACACAAGGAGTATTTGAAGTAAGTGCTGTTCATCACAATGAGATGGAAGAAAAGAAACTTTTGGAATATGCTGCTTTAGCAGAATGTGCGTCTTCTCATCCAATCAGTAAGAGCTTGCAAAAAGCCTATGGGAAAGAGATAGACCGTAGCAGAGTTTCTGATATAAAGGAAATCAGTGGACATGGAATTATTGCAAAAGTAGATGGTCATGAGGTAGCTGCTGGAAACAGCAAACTTATGAAACAAATAGGTGTGGAGTATTATGATTGTCATAGAGTTGGAACAATCATTCACATGGCAATCAATGGTGAATATGCTGGACATATCGTAATTTCCGATATTTTAAAGCCACATTCAAAAGAAGTGATTGCAGAATTGAAAAAAGCTGGTGTAGAAAAAACAGTAATGCTTACAGGAGACGCTAAACGTGTTGCAGACCAAGTGGCTCAATCGCTTGGAATTGATGAAGTATATAGCGAATTACTTCCAGCAGATAAAGTGTCAAAAGTTGAAGAACTACTTTCTGTAAAAGCAGAGAAAGATAAACTTGCCTTTGTTGGAGACGGAATTAATGACGCACCTGTATTGACTCGTGCAGATATTGGTATTGCAATGGGAGCGATGGGTTCTGATGCGGCGATTGAAGCTGCTGATGTCGTTCTTATGGATGATGACCCACTAAAAATTTCTAAAGCAATCAAGATTTCGAGAAAATGCCTTAGAATTGTATATCAGAATATCATCTTTGCATTGGTTATCAAATTTGCATGTCTTGGACTAGGTGCAATAGGTATTGCAAATATGTGGTTTGCTATTTTCGCAGATGTTGGTGTCATGATTATTGCAATATTAAATGCTATTAGAGCATTAAGAGTGCATAATTTATAA
- a CDS encoding cation transporter — translation MKKTYKIEVDCANCANLMEDAAKKTAGVANATVNFMTQKMIVEFEDGKEPKAVMNDVLKACKKVEPDCEIEL, via the coding sequence ATGAAAAAAACTTACAAAATCGAAGTTGACTGTGCAAACTGTGCAAATCTTATGGAGGATGCAGCAAAAAAGACAGCTGGAGTAGCAAATGCAACTGTAAACTTTATGACACAAAAAATGATTGTAGAGTTTGAAGATGGAAAAGAACCAAAAGCAGTTATGAATGATGTTTTAAAGGCTTGCAAAAAGGTAGAGCCAGATTGTGAGATTGAACTTTAG
- a CDS encoding ArsR/SmtB family transcription factor, with translation MSYMKLPHNHHNEIDNTELLEQLNDIQHFQIVSELFKQLSDPTRIRLFWLLCHCEECVLNLSAMMKMTSPAISHHLRELRNKDLVSSRRVGKEVYYKSANTEQSVLLHKMIEKILMITCPEHKE, from the coding sequence ATGTCTTATATGAAGTTACCACATAATCATCATAACGAAATAGATAATACTGAGTTATTAGAACAACTTAATGATATTCAACACTTTCAAATAGTTTCAGAATTATTTAAACAATTAAGTGATCCTACACGTATTCGTTTATTTTGGCTTTTATGTCATTGTGAGGAATGTGTTCTAAATCTATCTGCAATGATGAAAATGACAAGTCCTGCCATATCCCATCATCTTAGAGAGTTACGAAACAAAGATTTAGTATCTAGCAGACGTGTAGGGAAAGAGGTTTACTATAAGTCAGCAAATACAGAGCAGAGTGTATTGTTACATAAAATGATTGAAAAAATTTTGATGATTACCTGCCCTGAACATAAGGAGTAA
- a CDS encoding helix-turn-helix transcriptional regulator, with translation MSNKIAPLEKSIQELSNKYHIVSYDLYKGIKLAFMSLTGNKHTDTHEPLRHILEINYCHKGRIGWKMSNGNSVYLGEHDFSLHTMEYCSNSTITLPNEYYEGITIYIDLNTLSEEPPELLKNTGITGNSILDKFCKDGNFSAFIGNEETDAIFSSFYHQPKEFQLAYWRIKVIELLLYLSKLSFDTENRLSEYQSEQVELVRSIHKYLLDNISQRITIDEMARKYLINPTTLKSVFKAVYGTSIASHIKEHRMKMATRLLIETPKSIKEIAKEVGGYIKFFL, from the coding sequence ATGAGCAACAAAATCGCACCATTAGAAAAAAGTATTCAAGAACTTTCTAATAAATATCATATAGTTAGTTATGATTTATACAAAGGTATAAAACTTGCTTTTATGTCATTAACTGGCAACAAACATACTGATACGCATGAGCCATTAAGACATATTTTAGAAATCAATTACTGCCATAAGGGAAGAATTGGGTGGAAAATGTCTAATGGAAATAGCGTTTACTTAGGGGAACATGATTTTTCATTACATACAATGGAATATTGTTCTAACTCTACAATAACTTTACCTAATGAATACTATGAGGGGATTACCATTTATATTGACTTAAATACCCTTTCAGAAGAACCGCCAGAATTATTAAAAAATACTGGGATTACAGGAAATAGTATACTTGATAAATTTTGTAAAGATGGAAATTTTTCAGCTTTTATTGGTAATGAAGAAACAGACGCTATCTTTTCATCATTCTATCATCAGCCAAAAGAATTTCAACTTGCGTATTGGCGAATAAAAGTGATAGAACTCTTACTGTATCTAAGTAAATTATCCTTCGATACAGAAAACCGATTGTCTGAATATCAATCTGAACAAGTTGAACTTGTTCGTAGTATACACAAATACCTGTTGGATAATATAAGCCAACGTATAACAATAGATGAAATGGCACGCAAGTATCTTATCAATCCTACTACATTAAAGTCCGTCTTTAAAGCTGTATACGGTACTTCTATTGCCTCACATATAAAAGAACACCGAATGAAAATGGCAACCCGTTTGCTAATAGAGACACCAAAAAGTATAAAGGAAATTGCAAAAGAAGTAGGTGGGTATATAAAATTTTTTCTGTAA
- a CDS encoding IS256 family transposase, with translation MGRKKREPLNPEKKNIIAELIKTYEIKTAQDIQDALKDLLGDTIQEMLESEMNEHLGYEKYERGENTNSRNGYKTKRVRSGMGEYEIDVPQDRDSSFEPQIVKKRQKDVSEIEQKIINMYALGMSNRDITSQIEDIYGFELSEGMISDVTDKIIPKIEEWKYRPLESVYPVVYIDAIHFSVKENGSVKKKAVYVILGISSEGYKEILGLYIGDTESSKYWFSVLNELKNRGVRDILIVCADGLSGIKEAISSAFPNTEYQRCIVHQVRNTLKYVSYKDRKEFANDLKTIYHAINEEQALANLERTSEKWNEKYPNSMKSWFSNWDSIIPIFKFSPETRKVIYTTNAIESVNSQLRKINKKRTVFPNKISLEKSLYLSVEKISKKWSMPIRNWGYIYGELSIMYEDRL, from the coding sequence ATGGGCAGAAAGAAAAGAGAACCATTAAATCCAGAAAAGAAAAATATAATAGCGGAGCTAATTAAAACATATGAAATTAAAACCGCTCAAGACATTCAGGATGCACTTAAAGATCTTTTAGGTGATACTATTCAAGAGATGCTTGAATCTGAAATGAATGAGCATCTTGGATATGAAAAATATGAACGTGGTGAAAATACCAATTCAAGAAATGGATATAAAACAAAAAGAGTTAGATCTGGAATGGGAGAATACGAAATTGATGTTCCTCAAGATAGAGATTCCTCTTTTGAACCTCAAATTGTCAAAAAAAGACAAAAGGATGTTTCTGAAATAGAGCAAAAAATAATAAATATGTATGCTTTAGGCATGAGTAATAGAGATATAACTTCTCAAATAGAGGATATTTATGGATTTGAACTATCTGAAGGAATGATTTCAGATGTAACTGATAAAATAATACCTAAAATCGAAGAATGGAAATATAGACCTCTTGAAAGTGTATATCCTGTTGTATATATAGATGCTATCCATTTCTCTGTTAAAGAAAATGGTTCTGTTAAGAAAAAAGCTGTCTATGTAATTCTTGGTATAAGTTCCGAAGGATACAAAGAAATTCTAGGATTGTATATTGGAGATACTGAAAGCTCTAAGTATTGGTTTTCTGTGCTAAATGAATTAAAAAATAGAGGTGTAAGAGATATTTTAATCGTTTGTGCTGATGGACTATCAGGAATAAAAGAAGCGATAAGCTCCGCTTTTCCAAATACTGAATATCAAAGATGTATTGTTCATCAAGTTAGAAATACATTAAAATATGTATCATACAAAGATAGAAAGGAATTTGCTAATGATTTAAAAACAATATATCATGCCATTAATGAAGAACAGGCTCTAGCTAATTTAGAACGTACTTCAGAAAAATGGAATGAAAAATATCCAAATTCTATGAAATCTTGGTTTAGTAACTGGGATTCAATTATACCGATATTTAAATTTTCACCAGAAACTAGAAAGGTAATTTATACTACAAATGCCATTGAAAGTGTAAATTCGCAGCTTAGAAAAATAAATAAAAAAAGAACTGTTTTTCCAAACAAGATTTCCTTAGAAAAATCACTATATCTATCAGTTGAAAAAATAAGCAAAAAATGGAGTATGCCTATTAGAAACTGGGGATATATTTATGGAGAACTTTCAATAATGTATGAAGATAGATTGTAA
- a CDS encoding helix-turn-helix domain-containing protein: MDAEKIGKVIKDCRKEKGMTQKELAEKLMISDKTISKWERGVSQTKGY; encoded by the coding sequence ATGGATGCAGAAAAAATTGGAAAAGTTATAAAAGATTGTAGAAAAGAAAAAGGTATGACTCAAAAGGAACTTGCAGAAAAACTTATGATAAGCGACAAGACTATTTCAAAATGGGAGAGAGGAGTTTCCCAAACAAAAGGATATTAA
- a CDS encoding 4Fe-4S binding protein: protein MIRRIININEEKCNGCGLCADACHEGAIGMIDGKAKLLRDDYCDGLGDCLPVCPTGAISFEEREAAAYDEVAVKKRMEEMKKQKEKLPCGCPGSQSREIKRENNAHKIELGVKKEMLREAVSCLSQWPVQIKLAPINAPYFNGAKLLIAADCTAYAYAKFHEDFIKGHVTLIGCPKLDEGDYSEKLTEIIKNNDIKSVKIVKMEVPCCKGIERAAVTAMKNSGKFIPWQVVTISTDGFIVE, encoded by the coding sequence ATGATAAGAAGAATAATAAATATAAACGAAGAAAAATGTAATGGATGTGGTCTTTGTGCAGATGCATGTCATGAGGGAGCAATTGGAATGATTGACGGTAAGGCAAAACTTTTAAGAGATGATTATTGTGACGGTTTAGGTGATTGTCTGCCAGTTTGCCCAACGGGAGCGATAAGTTTTGAAGAAAGAGAAGCAGCTGCATACGACGAGGTAGCGGTTAAAAAGAGAATGGAAGAGATGAAAAAACAGAAAGAAAAATTACCTTGTGGATGTCCTGGAAGTCAGAGTAGAGAAATAAAAAGAGAAAATAACGCACATAAGATAGAGCTTGGTGTAAAAAAAGAGATGCTAAGAGAAGCAGTTAGTTGCTTATCTCAGTGGCCAGTACAGATAAAATTAGCACCAATAAATGCACCGTATTTCAATGGAGCAAAATTGCTTATAGCAGCTGATTGTACAGCTTATGCCTATGCAAAATTCCACGAAGATTTTATAAAAGGGCACGTTACATTAATAGGATGTCCTAAGTTAGATGAGGGGGATTATTCAGAAAAACTTACTGAGATAATAAAGAACAACGATATAAAAAGTGTAAAAATAGTTAAGATGGAAGTTCCTTGTTGTAAAGGAATAGAAAGAGCAGCTGTTACAGCGATGAAAAACAGTGGAAAATTTATTCCATGGCAGGTTGTAACTATAAGCACAGATGGATTTATAGTAGAGTAG
- a CDS encoding Crp/Fnr family transcriptional regulator, with product MNTITNSDINAIKNSIIFKDIDEKDILPMLGCLSPTKKSYKKGSYILNQGEYIDFVCLIISGSVRIENIDIWGNRKIMSELTKSDIFAESYACVTNEPLMVDAIASSDCVILTMNMNKVMTTCPSSCNFHNKLIKNMLSVFAMKNIAFTRKIEHITQKNTREKVLSYLNYMSSKFGSNSFEIPFNRQQLADYLSVERSALSSELSKMQADGLISYKKNKFTLHIKREQ from the coding sequence ATGAATACAATAACTAACTCTGATATAAATGCTATAAAAAACTCAATTATCTTCAAAGATATAGATGAAAAAGATATTCTTCCCATGCTTGGATGTCTTTCTCCAACAAAAAAATCATATAAAAAAGGCTCTTATATATTAAATCAAGGAGAGTACATCGACTTTGTTTGTCTAATTATCTCTGGATCTGTAAGGATAGAAAACATAGATATTTGGGGAAATAGAAAAATAATGTCTGAACTGACTAAAAGCGATATATTTGCCGAAAGTTACGCTTGTGTTACCAACGAACCTCTTATGGTAGACGCTATAGCCTCATCAGATTGTGTAATTCTGACTATGAATATGAATAAAGTTATGACTACATGTCCATCATCTTGCAACTTCCATAATAAATTAATAAAAAATATGCTTTCTGTTTTTGCAATGAAAAATATCGCATTCACTAGAAAAATAGAGCATATCACTCAAAAGAATACTAGAGAAAAAGTACTCTCTTATCTAAATTACATGTCCTCAAAGTTTGGATCTAATTCTTTTGAAATTCCATTTAATCGTCAGCAACTTGCAGACTACTTATCTGTAGAAAGAAGTGCACTATCATCAGAATTATCTAAAATGCAAGCAGATGGATTAATATCGTATAAGAAAAATAAATTTACTTTGCATATAAAAAGAGAGCAGTAA
- the hcp gene encoding hydroxylamine reductase has translation MNKMFCFQCQETAGCSGCTINGVCGKKAATANLQDLLIYTTKGISEVTTNLRKENKEVDVEVNRIIRDVLFTTITNANFDDKVILNKVKSIMDIKEELISKLDDRSVLSEYAVYYSKDEVELREKSENVGVLDTENEDIRSLRELIIYGLKGMAAYLKHAGVLGFENSEIDAFLQKALTATTDDNLTLQDLIDLTMETGKFGVDSMALLDNANTTSYGNPEITKVNIGVRNNPAILVSGHDLKDMEQLLKQTEGTGVDVYTHSEMLPANYYPKFKKYDHFVGNYGNAWWKQKEEFESFNGPILLTTNCLVPPSESYKDRVYTTGAVGFEGCKHIEGGYGEEKDFSEIIEHAKRCNSPKEIETGEIVGGFAHNQVIALADKIVDAVKSGAIKKFVVMAGCDGRQKGRSYYTEFAKSLPEDTVILTAGCAKYRYNKLNLGDIDGIPRVLDAGQCNDSYSLAVIAMKLQEVFGLDDINELPIVYNIAWYEQKAVIVLLSLLYLGVKNIHLGPTLPAFLSENTAKFLVENFGIAGIGTVEEDIEKLIK, from the coding sequence ATGAATAAAATGTTTTGCTTCCAGTGTCAAGAAACTGCTGGATGTTCAGGATGTACTATAAATGGAGTTTGTGGAAAGAAGGCAGCTACTGCAAATCTTCAGGACTTACTTATATATACAACAAAGGGAATCTCTGAGGTTACTACAAATCTTAGAAAAGAAAATAAGGAAGTTGATGTAGAGGTAAATAGAATTATAAGGGATGTATTATTTACAACGATAACAAATGCAAACTTTGACGACAAAGTTATATTAAATAAGGTTAAATCTATTATGGATATAAAAGAAGAACTTATATCTAAATTAGACGATAGAAGTGTACTTTCAGAGTATGCAGTTTATTATTCAAAAGATGAGGTTGAGCTAAGAGAAAAATCAGAGAATGTCGGAGTTTTAGATACGGAAAACGAAGATATTAGAAGTCTTAGAGAGCTTATAATATATGGATTAAAAGGTATGGCTGCGTATTTAAAACATGCAGGTGTTTTAGGCTTTGAAAATAGTGAAATAGACGCATTTCTACAGAAGGCACTTACAGCTACAACAGATGATAACTTAACTTTACAGGATTTAATAGATTTAACTATGGAAACAGGTAAGTTTGGAGTAGATTCAATGGCACTTCTAGACAATGCCAATACTACATCTTACGGAAATCCTGAGATAACAAAGGTTAATATAGGTGTTAGAAATAATCCAGCGATATTAGTATCTGGACATGATTTAAAAGATATGGAGCAGCTTTTAAAACAGACTGAAGGAACAGGAGTAGATGTTTATACTCATTCAGAAATGTTGCCAGCAAATTATTATCCAAAGTTTAAAAAGTACGATCACTTTGTTGGAAATTATGGAAATGCCTGGTGGAAACAGAAAGAAGAATTTGAATCATTTAATGGTCCAATACTTCTTACAACAAATTGTTTAGTACCGCCGAGTGAAAGTTATAAGGATAGAGTATATACAACTGGTGCAGTAGGCTTTGAAGGATGTAAACATATAGAAGGTGGATACGGAGAAGAAAAAGATTTTAGCGAAATCATAGAACATGCTAAAAGATGTAATTCTCCAAAAGAAATAGAAACTGGGGAAATAGTTGGTGGTTTTGCACATAATCAGGTAATAGCACTTGCAGATAAGATTGTAGATGCTGTTAAATCAGGAGCAATTAAAAAATTCGTTGTTATGGCAGGATGTGACGGAAGACAGAAAGGAAGAAGTTATTACACAGAATTCGCAAAATCTCTACCTGAAGATACTGTGATTTTAACTGCTGGATGTGCTAAGTATAGATACAACAAGCTAAACTTGGGTGATATAGATGGAATACCTAGAGTGCTAGATGCAGGTCAGTGCAACGATTCATATTCTTTAGCAGTTATAGCTATGAAACTACAGGAAGTATTTGGTTTAGATGATATAAATGAACTTCCAATAGTTTATAATATAGCTTGGTATGAACAAAAGGCTGTAATAGTATTACTTTCATTACTATATCTTGGAGTAAAAAATATACACTTAGGACCAACATTACCAGCATTCTTATCAGAAAATACTGCTAAGTTCTTGGTTGAAAACTTTGGAATTGCAGGAATAGGAACAGTTGAAGAAGATATAGAAAAATTAATAAAATAG
- a CDS encoding histidine phosphatase family protein: protein MKRLVFIRHASTVANENGLLCGSMETDISEKGKLEIDYLKNKIEKLKQEGNWKFSKVYVSNSKRTEETVKDIADIENLEIIKIKDLGEIDFGDFEGKTFEWIKNEYPKEYDKICREGFEYRYPNGENAIEAYEKNKRAIEYILEDMEDDSTDIICAHGGSIRNILSYMLCGKLENHWNFKIENAKITVLEYDYGFSVLTKLNY from the coding sequence ATGAAGAGATTGGTTTTTATTAGGCACGCATCTACTGTAGCCAACGAGAATGGATTACTTTGTGGAAGCATGGAAACGGATATAAGTGAAAAAGGTAAGTTAGAAATAGATTACCTAAAAAATAAAATAGAAAAATTAAAACAAGAAGGTAATTGGAAATTTTCAAAAGTATATGTTTCAAATTCCAAGAGAACAGAAGAAACAGTTAAAGATATAGCCGATATAGAGAATTTAGAGATTATAAAAATTAAGGATCTTGGAGAAATAGATTTTGGTGATTTTGAAGGAAAAACTTTTGAATGGATAAAAAATGAGTATCCAAAAGAGTACGACAAGATTTGCAGAGAAGGGTTTGAGTATAGATATCCAAATGGAGAAAATGCAATTGAAGCATATGAAAAGAATAAAAGAGCTATAGAGTATATTTTAGAAGATATGGAAGATGATAGCACAGATATAATTTGTGCACATGGTGGAAGTATCAGAAATATACTTTCTTATATGCTTTGTGGGAAGTTGGAAAATCATTGGAACTTTAAAATAGAAAACGCTAAAATTACTGTTTTAGAATACGATTATGGATTTTCAGTACTTACAAAATTGAATTATTAA